A single window of Methylacidimicrobium sp. AP8 DNA harbors:
- a CDS encoding trypsin-like peptidase domain-containing protein, whose translation MKTPWKRGAVLVLVALLGVGLGLVIREWILPSPKPVPPPPAASEPVIPRAIPVPQGLESHAAGGLLQEINREYVEILSRIVPSVVNIFTARPVSVDVGEAVPSTESSPRNPKRAPLDEETSLGSGVILSPQGHILTNAHLVKNAREIRVQLFDGRRYQAKLIGLDEPADIAVLKIEAKGLIPALWGDSDRLEVGDQVFAVGNPFGLSGSVSRGIVSAKGRNPNLSASGFENYIQTDAAINPGNSGGALINVEGLLVGINTAIYSRSGGSNGIGFAIPSKIARFAYESLVARGKVVRGFLGVEAQDVDEDMQQAFNLPDTSGALVTRVEPNSPAAKAGLRRGDVIVRYHGMNVRDPAELRLYVSETSASTVVPIIFYRDGKSLTVQAQITEQPDQGARTEEGSRWQVVRTGELGNAFAGLQIVNLDDSLRAQLGLQSHASGVYVVDVEEGAPSLDLLQPGDLIEEIRKVGKAAEKVRNTADLLRIATAERAKEPVLFYIRRGGAQTFVLVRP comes from the coding sequence TTGAAGACCCCCTGGAAGCGGGGAGCGGTCCTCGTTTTGGTCGCTCTGCTGGGAGTCGGTCTAGGCCTCGTGATCCGGGAATGGATCCTCCCGTCCCCCAAGCCGGTGCCACCGCCCCCGGCCGCCTCGGAGCCGGTGATTCCCCGCGCCATCCCCGTGCCGCAAGGCTTGGAATCCCATGCCGCCGGCGGCCTCTTGCAGGAGATCAATCGGGAATATGTCGAAATTCTCTCGCGGATCGTTCCGAGCGTCGTGAATATTTTCACCGCCAGACCCGTCAGCGTCGACGTAGGAGAAGCGGTGCCCTCGACAGAATCCAGCCCGCGCAATCCGAAGCGCGCGCCCCTGGACGAGGAAACCTCGCTCGGCTCCGGAGTGATCCTCAGCCCCCAAGGACACATCCTGACCAACGCCCACCTCGTCAAGAACGCCCGGGAAATCCGCGTGCAGCTTTTTGACGGACGCCGGTACCAAGCCAAGCTCATCGGGCTGGACGAGCCTGCCGATATCGCCGTTCTGAAAATCGAAGCCAAAGGGCTCATCCCTGCCCTGTGGGGGGACTCGGACCGGCTCGAGGTGGGCGATCAGGTTTTCGCCGTGGGCAACCCGTTCGGCCTGAGCGGCTCCGTGAGCCGGGGCATCGTGAGCGCCAAGGGCCGCAACCCCAACCTCTCCGCCTCGGGCTTCGAAAACTACATCCAGACCGATGCGGCCATCAACCCGGGGAATTCCGGCGGAGCCCTGATCAACGTGGAAGGGTTGCTCGTGGGGATCAATACCGCCATCTATTCGCGCAGCGGCGGGTCCAACGGCATCGGCTTCGCCATCCCGAGCAAGATCGCCCGCTTCGCCTATGAGAGCCTCGTCGCCCGCGGAAAGGTCGTGCGCGGCTTCCTCGGCGTCGAAGCCCAGGACGTCGACGAGGACATGCAGCAGGCCTTCAACCTTCCGGACACCTCCGGCGCCTTGGTAACGCGGGTCGAACCCAATTCTCCGGCCGCCAAAGCCGGGCTTCGGCGCGGGGACGTGATCGTGCGATACCACGGGATGAACGTGCGCGATCCGGCGGAGCTGCGGCTCTACGTTTCCGAAACGTCGGCTTCGACGGTGGTGCCCATCATCTTCTACCGGGATGGGAAATCCCTCACCGTGCAGGCGCAGATCACGGAGCAGCCGGACCAAGGCGCCCGAACCGAAGAGGGCTCACGGTGGCAGGTGGTCCGGACCGGGGAGCTCGGCAACGCCTTCGCCGGTCTCCAGATCGTCAATCTGGACGACAGCCTGCGCGCCCAGCTAGGGCTTCAGTCCCACGCCTCCGGCGTGTACGTGGTCGACGTGGAGGAAGGGGCTCCATCACTCGACCTCCTCCAACCCGGAGATCTGATCGAGGAGATCCGCAAGGTCGGGAAGGCCGCGGAGAAGGTGCGCAACACGGCCGATCTTCTGCGGATTGCTACGGCCGAGCGGGCGAAGGAACCGGTTCTCTTCTACATCCGCCGAGGGGGGGCGCAGACCTTCGTGCTGGTTCGACCCTAA
- a CDS encoding rhomboid family intramembrane serine protease, with the protein MGYWPGDGRGEPVFRLQGRPVYLTDIFIAFHCLSFVVGVLSVATYRLAWFQELSLSPQAVLTQGKVWQVFTYAWIHSPSLWFALWMLMFFWFGREVEFALGLKKYFFLYLSLILAPAICAVLFSLVDQTGGTFYGPDEAHMAIFVAFAALSPGAELMFGITAKWYAIVLLALYVLIDISAHAWTPLLMLSVASGIAYLSVRMPDISWIRSWRQGWGRRGRPAASSHTFFPSKAAGASAESIDAILDKISRKGIGSLTKSEREALERARKALLRKEQRK; encoded by the coding sequence ATGGGATACTGGCCCGGAGACGGCCGGGGAGAACCGGTCTTCCGTTTGCAGGGCAGACCGGTTTACCTGACCGACATTTTCATTGCGTTTCATTGCCTTTCGTTCGTGGTAGGCGTCCTATCCGTCGCCACCTACCGGCTCGCTTGGTTCCAAGAGCTCTCCTTGAGCCCGCAAGCGGTTCTCACGCAAGGAAAGGTCTGGCAAGTCTTCACTTACGCCTGGATTCATTCCCCTTCGCTCTGGTTCGCCCTCTGGATGCTCATGTTCTTCTGGTTCGGCCGGGAGGTAGAATTCGCGCTCGGGCTTAAGAAGTATTTTTTCCTTTACCTCTCGCTGATCCTCGCCCCCGCGATCTGCGCCGTGCTCTTCAGCTTGGTCGACCAGACGGGCGGCACCTTCTACGGCCCCGACGAGGCGCACATGGCGATCTTCGTCGCTTTCGCCGCTCTGTCTCCTGGGGCGGAGCTCATGTTCGGCATCACGGCCAAGTGGTACGCGATCGTTCTGCTCGCCCTCTACGTGCTCATCGACATATCCGCCCATGCTTGGACTCCGCTGCTCATGCTGAGCGTCGCCTCGGGCATTGCCTATCTCTCCGTTCGGATGCCGGACATTTCCTGGATTCGCTCCTGGAGACAGGGGTGGGGGCGGCGCGGACGTCCTGCCGCCTCCTCGCATACGTTTTTCCCGTCTAAAGCAGCCGGTGCATCCGCCGAATCGATCGACGCGATCCTGGACAAGATCTCCCGAAAGGGCATCGGAAGCCTGACCAAGTCGGAACGGGAGGCGCTCGAACGGGCCCGCAAGGCCCTTTTGCGCAAAGAACAGCGGAAGTGA
- a CDS encoding ROK family protein — MKVLVIDIGGHNVKLLATGQERPRKIPSGPRFTPKDLVERLPQAVEGWSFEAISIGYPGPVIGGRPAADPCNLGPGWVGFDFAHAFGVPVKVVNDAAMQAWGSYAGGRMLFLGLGTGLGTALVLDGLLHPLEAGHLPYKKGKTYEEVLGNAGLLRLGKKRWRAEIRHVIELFRNAFQVDYLVIGGGNRKLLASLPPYARMGDNAFAFLGGFRLWEASGQGPPAHPESAPASREASSAPHRDSACRSSSSDDMSSPLG; from the coding sequence ATGAAGGTCCTCGTGATCGACATCGGCGGACACAACGTCAAGCTCCTTGCTACCGGCCAAGAGCGTCCCCGGAAGATTCCCTCGGGTCCAAGGTTCACGCCTAAGGATCTGGTCGAACGCCTTCCCCAGGCGGTGGAGGGATGGTCTTTCGAGGCGATCTCGATCGGATACCCCGGGCCGGTGATCGGCGGACGGCCCGCCGCGGATCCGTGCAACCTGGGTCCGGGATGGGTCGGATTCGATTTCGCGCACGCCTTCGGCGTTCCGGTCAAGGTGGTGAACGACGCCGCGATGCAAGCATGGGGCAGCTATGCCGGCGGAAGGATGCTCTTCCTGGGCTTGGGCACCGGGCTTGGGACCGCGCTGGTCCTCGACGGCCTCCTTCATCCGTTGGAAGCGGGCCATCTTCCCTATAAGAAGGGCAAGACCTATGAAGAGGTGCTTGGAAACGCTGGCCTCTTGCGCTTGGGCAAGAAGCGGTGGCGGGCGGAGATCCGGCACGTCATCGAACTGTTCCGGAACGCCTTTCAGGTCGACTATCTAGTGATCGGCGGAGGCAACCGAAAGCTCCTCGCCTCCCTGCCCCCTTACGCACGCATGGGCGACAACGCCTTCGCCTTTTTGGGAGGCTTCCGCCTTTGGGAGGCATCCGGCCAAGGGCCGCCCGCGCATCCGGAATCGGCCCCGGCATCCCGCGAGGCGTCATCCGCCCCGCACCGCGACTCCGCATGCCGTTCCTCCTCTTCGGACGACATGTCCAGTCCGTTGGGGTAG
- the dinB gene encoding DNA polymerase IV, with amino-acid sequence MNPARWILHLDLDAFFAAVELLRRPALRNEPVIIAVGHPGDRGVVSTATYPARRFGVRSGMPLRRARALCPQAVVLPARHHLYAAYAKKVRHLLHARFARVEALSIDEACAELPGGADPEAVAREVQEEVECRLELSCTVAVAASKLLAKIACDTVKPHGRIVVPQGTEQAFLAPLPVEKLPGVGPRTQERLLGLGIRTIGDLAIQRRERIIAELGKHGASLWEAAHGNDTSPVQAEWEPKSISRETTFARDLADLAVFQKVLGRFSREVAEEFRREQLLARTITVKLRYGNFETFSRQITLPIATADAEEIAAFAIRLLRAAWRRERPLRLIGLSLCGFVRHWPKPGRDAPESRQA; translated from the coding sequence GTGAACCCGGCGCGTTGGATCCTGCACCTCGATTTGGACGCTTTCTTTGCCGCAGTCGAGCTCCTGCGCCGCCCGGCGCTCCGGAACGAACCGGTGATCATCGCCGTCGGCCATCCTGGCGATCGCGGGGTCGTCTCGACCGCGACCTACCCTGCGCGCCGATTCGGAGTGCGCAGCGGGATGCCGCTGCGCCGCGCCCGCGCGCTCTGTCCGCAGGCCGTCGTTCTCCCCGCACGCCACCACCTCTACGCGGCCTATGCGAAAAAGGTCCGTCACCTGCTTCACGCCCGATTCGCCCGGGTGGAGGCCCTTTCGATCGACGAAGCTTGCGCGGAGCTGCCGGGAGGAGCGGATCCGGAAGCGGTGGCCCGGGAGGTGCAGGAGGAAGTGGAGTGCCGGCTCGAACTCTCGTGCACGGTGGCCGTGGCGGCAAGCAAGCTGCTGGCCAAGATCGCATGCGATACGGTCAAGCCGCACGGAAGGATCGTCGTCCCGCAAGGCACCGAGCAGGCGTTCCTAGCCCCCCTGCCCGTGGAGAAGCTGCCCGGAGTGGGTCCGCGTACGCAGGAACGCCTCCTCGGCCTCGGCATCCGCACGATCGGCGATCTGGCCATCCAGCGTCGGGAACGAATCATCGCGGAGTTGGGAAAGCACGGTGCCTCCCTATGGGAGGCCGCCCACGGCAACGACACCAGCCCGGTCCAAGCGGAATGGGAACCCAAGTCGATCAGCCGCGAGACGACCTTCGCGAGGGACCTTGCCGACCTGGCCGTTTTTCAAAAGGTTTTGGGCCGGTTCAGCCGCGAGGTGGCCGAAGAGTTTCGTAGGGAGCAGCTGCTGGCGAGAACGATCACGGTGAAGCTCCGCTACGGGAACTTCGAAACCTTCTCCCGGCAGATCACGCTGCCTATTGCCACGGCCGACGCCGAGGAGATCGCCGCATTCGCGATCCGCCTGCTGCGCGCCGCCTGGCGAAGGGAGAGGCCGCTTCGCCTCATCGGGCTCTCACTCTGCGGATTCGTCCGGCACTGGCCGAAACCCGGCCGCGATGCTCCGGAGTCCCGGCAGGCGTAG
- a CDS encoding Slp family lipoprotein, with product MQPRCRPLRARPLSLVFSLLAVWQCACPAGTNAASVPEWYRRQAKVQPAFPELLANPLAYDGRVVILGGRVVQAKNADGVFCLQLVEQPLSKTWGSYRPIKGETSTGCFYAIIPGFVKHSDFFPGAEMTIAGTVKGARPGQLGEQNYLFPVVRASWMHIWNPRHRALTDRTAGEAGGPAAMGMYGPGGMYGPMGMFGPMGMFGPMGMGPWY from the coding sequence GTGCAACCCCGTTGCCGCCCCCTGCGCGCTCGTCCGCTTTCCCTTGTCTTTTCGCTTCTGGCGGTCTGGCAATGCGCCTGTCCCGCGGGCACGAACGCCGCGTCGGTTCCCGAGTGGTACCGCCGACAGGCCAAGGTCCAGCCGGCGTTTCCCGAGCTGCTGGCCAATCCCCTCGCGTACGACGGTCGTGTCGTGATTCTCGGGGGAAGGGTCGTGCAGGCCAAGAACGCGGATGGCGTGTTCTGCCTACAGCTGGTCGAACAGCCTCTCTCAAAAACATGGGGCTCCTACAGGCCCATAAAAGGGGAGACCTCGACCGGATGCTTCTATGCGATCATCCCCGGCTTCGTAAAGCATTCCGATTTCTTTCCGGGAGCGGAAATGACCATCGCCGGCACGGTGAAAGGTGCTAGGCCCGGGCAGCTCGGAGAGCAGAACTATCTCTTTCCGGTGGTGCGCGCTTCCTGGATGCACATTTGGAACCCCCGGCATCGAGCCTTGACCGACCGCACGGCGGGCGAGGCGGGCGGTCCCGCAGCCATGGGCATGTATGGACCCGGAGGCATGTACGGTCCTATGGGGATGTTCGGCCCGATGGGGATGTTCGGCCCGATGGGGATGGGCCCTTGGTACTGA
- the ligA gene encoding NAD-dependent DNA ligase LigA has product MTREEAARRHAWLVNEIRKHDYAYYVQATPLISDAEYDALFDELRALEERYPDLVTPDSPTQRVGGGPLPGFAPVVHSIPMQSLDNTYSLAELFAFVDRVQRALPNERPTYVVEPKIDGVSISVVYRNGLFDHGATRGDGRTGDDISANLRTIRALPLRLNFREPPELLEVRGEAYLPTRAFEELNRERARRGEPLFANPRNATAGTLKQLDPRVVAQRPLSVVFYGAGELRGIACDSQEHWYRILAEAGLPAPSRHWLCRTKEDLSEAVEALDDFRKGLPYATDGAVVKVNEWRFYRILGATARAPRWAIAYKYGAERARTRLRRVLFQVGRTGVITPVAEMDPVFLAGSTVRRATLHNFDEVKRKGVRIGDWVYIEKAGEVIPAVVEVDRSARTGQEEEIVPPEHCPSCGSSLRWDGIFLRCPNPKCPGQLKALLRHFAGRRAMDIEGLGESLIHQLVDKGLIKDLADLYSLSLEDLLPLERMGRKSAENLLSAIEASKRRGLGRLLFGLGIPHVGETAAEALASRFQTLDRLLHATEEEIESIPTVGPTVAKSVADYFRDPVNRARLDRLRQAGVVTEAERPLAAHGSLQGKTFVITGTLSEPRERIVERIREAGGRVTESVSRKTSFLIVGRDPGSKLNQARKHAVRVISEAELRSLLEGGTNEDEAARAG; this is encoded by the coding sequence ATGACCAGAGAGGAAGCGGCGCGACGGCATGCATGGCTCGTCAACGAGATCCGAAAGCACGATTACGCCTATTATGTGCAAGCCACGCCGCTGATCTCGGATGCCGAGTACGACGCGCTCTTCGACGAGCTCCGCGCGCTGGAGGAGCGGTATCCGGATCTTGTCACCCCGGATTCCCCGACGCAGCGAGTCGGAGGGGGTCCGCTGCCCGGGTTCGCCCCGGTTGTGCATTCGATCCCGATGCAGAGCCTCGACAACACCTACTCGCTCGCGGAGCTCTTCGCCTTCGTCGATCGGGTGCAACGCGCGTTGCCGAACGAGCGGCCGACTTATGTCGTGGAGCCGAAGATTGACGGGGTTTCGATCAGCGTCGTCTATCGGAACGGCCTCTTCGACCACGGCGCGACCCGGGGGGACGGTCGGACCGGTGACGACATCAGCGCCAACCTCCGCACGATTCGGGCCCTTCCGCTTCGCCTGAACTTTCGCGAACCGCCGGAGCTGCTGGAAGTGCGCGGGGAGGCCTACCTGCCCACCCGGGCATTCGAAGAACTGAACAGAGAACGCGCGAGGCGGGGCGAGCCGCTCTTTGCAAACCCGCGCAACGCCACCGCGGGCACCCTGAAGCAGCTCGACCCCCGAGTCGTGGCGCAGCGTCCGCTTTCCGTCGTCTTCTACGGAGCCGGGGAGCTGCGGGGCATCGCTTGCGATTCCCAGGAACATTGGTATCGGATCCTGGCGGAGGCCGGGCTGCCCGCCCCTTCCCGCCACTGGCTCTGCCGAACCAAGGAGGATTTGTCCGAAGCCGTGGAGGCTCTGGACGATTTCCGGAAGGGCTTGCCCTACGCGACGGATGGAGCCGTCGTGAAGGTAAACGAGTGGCGGTTCTACCGAATCCTCGGTGCCACGGCCAGAGCGCCACGCTGGGCGATCGCATACAAATACGGAGCCGAACGCGCCCGGACCCGGCTCCGCCGCGTCCTCTTTCAAGTGGGCAGGACGGGAGTCATCACGCCGGTCGCCGAGATGGACCCCGTCTTCCTGGCCGGATCGACAGTCAGACGCGCGACCCTGCACAATTTCGACGAGGTCAAGCGCAAGGGGGTCCGGATCGGCGACTGGGTGTACATCGAAAAGGCGGGGGAGGTCATCCCTGCGGTCGTCGAGGTCGATCGTTCCGCCCGCACCGGGCAAGAAGAGGAAATCGTGCCGCCGGAACATTGCCCTTCTTGCGGGAGCAGCCTCCGCTGGGACGGAATCTTCCTCCGCTGCCCGAATCCGAAGTGTCCCGGGCAGCTCAAGGCTCTGCTCCGCCATTTCGCGGGCCGAAGAGCCATGGATATCGAAGGGCTCGGCGAATCGTTGATTCACCAACTGGTGGACAAGGGATTGATCAAGGATTTGGCCGATCTCTACTCTCTTTCGCTCGAAGATCTGCTCCCGCTCGAACGAATGGGAAGGAAATCCGCGGAAAATCTGCTCTCGGCGATCGAAGCGAGCAAACGCCGAGGGCTGGGTCGGCTTCTCTTCGGCTTGGGCATCCCCCACGTCGGCGAGACGGCTGCGGAAGCGCTTGCGTCCCGGTTCCAAACGCTCGATCGGCTCCTGCATGCCACGGAAGAGGAGATCGAGAGCATTCCCACCGTCGGACCGACCGTCGCCAAGAGCGTCGCCGACTACTTCCGCGATCCGGTCAACCGCGCGCGACTCGACCGGCTCCGGCAAGCCGGAGTGGTGACGGAGGCCGAACGCCCGCTCGCCGCGCACGGGTCCCTTCAAGGGAAGACGTTCGTGATCACGGGCACGCTCTCCGAGCCGAGGGAACGGATCGTGGAAAGGATCCGCGAGGCGGGAGGGAGGGTCACCGAAAGCGTCTCCCGAAAGACCAGCTTTCTGATTGTCGGAAGAGATCCGGGATCCAAGCTCAACCAAGCCAGGAAGCACGCAGTGCGCGTGATTTCCGAAGCAGAATTGCGCAGCCTCCTCGAGGGAGGGACGAACGAGGATGAAGCCGCCCGAGCCGGATGA
- a CDS encoding LysM domain-containing protein yields the protein MLRASDILDQMEGTVEGHTRELQQLQQELSRIKEELRGLRERLAQASAASSESEKAKPKGEAPAPGPSPSRPTSRMDGGPQPRVVTGYYYQVQPGDTISAIAEAYRQSGVPVTAAQIRAANGLSKKEKLRPGQKLFIPKTGIKKGATPDTGTAPSS from the coding sequence GTGCTCCGAGCCTCGGACATTCTCGATCAGATGGAGGGCACAGTCGAGGGGCATACCCGCGAGCTCCAGCAGCTGCAGCAGGAGCTTTCCCGGATCAAGGAGGAGCTCCGCGGCCTTCGGGAGCGTCTCGCCCAAGCATCCGCCGCGTCCTCGGAGTCCGAGAAAGCGAAGCCCAAGGGAGAGGCGCCGGCCCCCGGCCCCTCTCCGAGCCGGCCGACCTCGCGGATGGATGGCGGTCCCCAACCGAGGGTGGTGACCGGCTATTATTATCAAGTGCAGCCCGGCGACACGATCTCCGCCATCGCCGAAGCCTACCGGCAGAGCGGGGTCCCCGTGACCGCCGCGCAGATCCGCGCGGCCAACGGCCTCTCGAAGAAAGAGAAATTGCGGCCGGGGCAGAAGCTTTTCATCCCGAAGACAGGCATCAAGAAGGGCGCGACTCCGGACACAGGCACCGCACCGTCCTCCTGA
- a CDS encoding YajQ family cyclic di-GMP-binding protein — protein MPSFDIVSEVDEQEVANALNQARKEITNRFDLKGSGAELDYERPTLHLRANDAFKLSVIREILLGKLARRNVSLKNLDIKAPAVSSTGRASQEIVVRQGLDSDVARLVIHAVRELALKVQAQIQGDHVRVTGKNRDDLQRVIAALRAKEFPRALSFRNLRD, from the coding sequence ATGCCTTCGTTCGATATCGTTTCCGAAGTGGATGAGCAAGAGGTCGCCAATGCGCTCAACCAGGCCCGCAAGGAGATCACCAACCGGTTCGATCTCAAAGGATCCGGGGCCGAGCTCGACTACGAGCGGCCTACGCTTCATTTGCGGGCGAACGATGCGTTCAAGCTCTCCGTTATTCGGGAGATCCTCCTTGGCAAGCTGGCCCGCCGGAACGTGAGCCTCAAAAATCTCGATATCAAGGCTCCCGCGGTCTCCTCGACGGGCAGGGCTTCCCAGGAAATCGTCGTTCGACAGGGGCTCGACTCCGACGTCGCCCGGCTGGTCATTCATGCCGTCCGCGAACTGGCGCTCAAGGTTCAGGCGCAGATCCAAGGGGACCACGTCCGGGTCACGGGAAAGAACCGGGACGATCTCCAGCGGGTAATCGCGGCCCTGCGGGCCAAGGAGTTCCCTCGCGCCCTCTCGTTCCGCAACCTGCGAGATTGA
- a CDS encoding type III pantothenate kinase, with product MPAEPMLVIDISNSVTKIASVRRGRLVGVERKPTADLDPAYVRSLAARYGSIPVVLASVVPAKTGIFTAFFSCSLFLVHGRAPLGFPIDYPNPSEIGADRLANAAAALHFWKPPAVVIDFGTATNFDIVNAAGAFCGGVIAPGLDLTTDYLHERTALLPKVRLREPKRRFGRSTVEAIRVGAVCGYRAMIRGLLEGIREELGASRLTVVATGGHAALVARGLPEIACVRPHLTLEGLRILGRRWLGGSLRVSPPPSASGEAGAASDSPSRVPAGEAG from the coding sequence ATGCCGGCTGAACCGATGCTCGTCATCGACATCAGCAACTCCGTGACCAAGATCGCGAGCGTACGCAGGGGAAGGCTCGTCGGCGTGGAACGGAAGCCCACGGCGGATCTCGATCCTGCCTACGTCCGTTCCCTTGCCGCGCGGTATGGGAGCATTCCCGTGGTCCTGGCCAGCGTGGTCCCGGCAAAAACCGGAATCTTCACGGCTTTCTTTTCCTGTTCCCTTTTTTTGGTTCATGGGCGGGCCCCGCTCGGCTTTCCGATCGATTATCCTAACCCCTCGGAAATCGGAGCCGACCGGCTTGCCAACGCGGCCGCGGCCCTCCACTTCTGGAAGCCTCCCGCGGTGGTCATCGATTTCGGGACCGCGACCAACTTCGACATCGTGAACGCGGCCGGGGCGTTCTGCGGCGGGGTCATCGCTCCCGGCCTCGACCTGACGACCGACTATCTTCACGAGCGGACAGCGCTCCTACCGAAAGTTCGGTTGCGCGAACCGAAGCGACGTTTCGGCCGGAGCACCGTGGAGGCGATCCGGGTGGGGGCGGTTTGCGGCTATCGGGCCATGATCCGCGGCCTGCTGGAGGGAATCCGCGAGGAGCTCGGCGCGAGCCGATTGACCGTCGTGGCGACCGGCGGCCATGCGGCCCTGGTCGCGCGCGGCCTGCCGGAAATCGCCTGCGTGCGTCCCCATCTCACGTTGGAGGGGTTGCGGATACTGGGCCGGCGGTGGCTCGGCGGCTCGCTTCGCGTATCTCCTCCGCCGTCCGCTAGCGGCGAGGCGGGAGCGGCTTCCGATTCCCCTTCGAGAGTGCCGGCAGGAGAGGCGGGCTAA
- a CDS encoding 3-hydroxyacyl-ACP dehydratase FabZ family protein: protein MGDEGPGRAAANGPPASSVFSRSQIESLLPQKPPFLFLDEAVVEERGVRAGYLLRGEEDFFRGHYPGNPTTPAAIVFESLGQAGCLWLRTVGAKGRSGEILFAASDGARFLRKTGPGDRLALELRVARVLGRAACFSGIVRVGGLEVARVKRLTLIVLDGSRPELG, encoded by the coding sequence ATGGGAGACGAAGGCCCCGGGCGGGCGGCAGCGAACGGCCCTCCGGCGAGTTCTGTCTTCTCCCGCAGCCAGATCGAGAGTCTTTTGCCGCAGAAGCCGCCGTTTCTGTTTTTGGATGAGGCGGTTGTCGAAGAACGGGGCGTGCGGGCCGGCTACCTCCTCCGGGGCGAGGAAGATTTTTTTCGCGGCCACTATCCGGGCAATCCCACGACCCCCGCCGCCATCGTTTTCGAGTCGCTGGGTCAGGCGGGTTGCCTATGGCTGAGAACCGTGGGCGCGAAGGGAAGATCGGGGGAGATTCTTTTTGCCGCGAGCGACGGCGCCCGCTTCCTTCGGAAGACCGGTCCGGGCGATCGGCTTGCGCTGGAACTGCGTGTCGCAAGGGTGTTGGGAAGGGCGGCCTGCTTTTCGGGCATTGTGAGGGTAGGCGGCCTCGAGGTCGCCCGGGTGAAGCGGCTCACGCTGATCGTCTTGGATGGGAGCCGACCGGAGCTAGGCTGA